The nucleotide window CGCTCGTTGGTGCAGGCGGAAAGCAGCGTCATGTGGAACGCCTCGTCTATTTCGGTGAGCGTGTCGAGATGCACGGCGTAATTCACCTGTTCATCCAGGCGACGCACCACCTCAGCAAAGGCCGCCTCCTCCTTCGCCGTCCAGCGGTGGAGTGACTGCGCCACGGCAGCGCCTTCCAGAATACCGGCAACCACATAGCTGTCGTAAATTTCCTTGGCGCTCATGGAACGCACATATTTGCCCTTCTGCGGTTCGGAACAGATAAGCCCCTGATGCGCCAGCATGAGCAGCGCCTCACGGATGGGAGCGCGGCTGATGTTGAGCTCTTCCGATATCTGGGCTTCGCGCACGGGCTGGCCGGGTTTGAGCGCGCCGGAACGGATGAGACCGCGTATGTATGCGGCAGCCTGGATACTGTAGGTTTCTTTTTTGAACTGCATGGCGGGAAGGGGTGTTTTCCTGGTGAACGCCGCTCCGGGGGCGGAAACCGACAGAGGCATGTAAACCCTGTCGTAACAACTTACACTTGAAATGCCTCGTCTTTCAACAGCTACTTCCGCCCGGGCGGCGAAAAATTCCGCCGACTTCCGGGAAAAATGCTCCCAAGCGCCCTTTTCCGGCTTCCGGCATGGGAAAAACACCGCGTTTCTCTTTTTTCCACGAAAAATACTCTGCCCCCGGGCATCCCGCCGCGCGGCCCATTCTCCCGGAAGAACGCGGCCCATAAAAAAGCCCGCCCCCGGAAGCCGTTGCCGACAACCGGAGGCGGGGGAGGGGTTGTTGATGCCTGAACGCTCAGATCCTACTTACGGAAGGTGGGCAGGTAGGCGTACAGAGCGGGAGAGCCGCCGGTGTGCAGGAAGAGCACGTTGGCGCCCTTGGGGAAGTGATCCTTGCGGATGAGGTCGATCATGCCGGCCATGGCCTTGCCGCTGTACACGGGGTCGAGCAGGATGGCTTCGGTACGGGCAAGCATCTTCACGGCTTCGATCATGCCGTCGTTGGGGATGGAGTAGCCGGGCTGATAGTAGTCGCCGTAGCACACGACCTTTTCTTCAGGAAGCTGCACGCCGGCGCCGATGTAATCGAGGGTGGCCTGGGCCAGCTTGTGCACGAGAGCCTGCTGCACGTTGCCGGGACGGCTCACGTCGATACCGGACATGGGGATGTCCATGTTGTTGCCGTAGAAGCCGGCGATCATGCCGGCATGGGTGCCGGCGCTGCCGCTGGGCACGATCACATGGTCGAAGTTGATGCCCATGGAGAACATCTGCTGCATGATTTCCTGCGCGCAGGAAACATAGCCCAGAGCGCCGATGGGGTTGGAAGCGCCGCCGGGGATGATGTAGGGCTTTCTGCCTTCCGCACGCAGCTTTTCCGCCACCTTTTCCATTTCTTCCATCATGGGAGAGCCGCCGGGCACCACGGTGATGCTCTTCACGCCCAGAAGCTGATACAGGAAGTTGTTGCCGGAAGCTTCGGGGTTGTAGCTGTCCTTCACGCGTTCTTCCAGCACCAGATGGCAGTCGAGGCCTTCATGCACGGCCCAGGCGAGGGTCAGGCGGCAGTGGTTGGACTGCACCGCGCCGCAGGTGATGAGGGTATCGGCGCCCTGAGCGATGGCGTCGGCGATGCTGAAGTCGAGCTTGCGGGTCTTGTTGCCGCCGGCGCAGCCGGGGAGCAGGTCGTCGCGCTTGATGTACACGTTGACCTTGTTGCCCAGAGCCTTGGAAAAGTTGGGAAGATACTCGATGGGGGTGACTTCCTTGACATAGCCGCGACGGGGGAACTTGGCGAGATTCATGGTGTTTCCTTCTCTTCAGGGTGAAAGCGGGACTCAGGGGGCGAATCTGCGGGCCCCGGCGGGAATCCCCGCACGGGAAAGCCCCGGGAAAAGCAGCCTGAGGTGCCGTTCGTTCTAAAAATCCGCAACCTGCTTAAGTCGTTCCGGGCAACTGGCCCGGATCAGTTCCTGCGCGAGCACGCTTGTGGCGTCCACGACGGGAGTATCGTACAGAACGGACTCGGTGACCGCTACCGGAATTTCCGTGCAGCCAAGGAGTACGGCATCCACATGCCTTACCTCCACCAGACGGCGCGCGGCGTCAAGCAGTATCTGCCGCGCACGGGGAGTCACCGGGTCGGAAAAGGCCTTGATGCCGAAGGCGGGATCGCTGATGGCGCGCTGCACCATGGCGCATTCCTCTTCATCGGGAAGTACGGGCTCAAGACCCGCCTTTTCCAGCGCATCCTGATACAGACGGGTACGGAGCGTGGCCACCGTGCCCATGAGCCCTATGCGCCCGGAACCGGGGCAGAGAGCGCTCACATGCTTCACCGCGCTTTCGATGATGGACACGAAGGTCACGTCAAGGCCGGTAGCCTGCAGGCGCTCCAGCGCGGTGTTCAGAATGCGGGGGCTGTGCGCCGTATTGCACGGCATACCTATGACCCTCGCGCCGTTTTCGGCAAGCTGCGCCATGATGCCGCCGATGTCCTCTCCCGGATTCTCCCTGGTTTCACCCAGCAGGAAGGCGGGCCTCTCCGGGATCCAGCCGGGGAAGGAATGCAGCATGATGGGCAGGTGCTCCTGATCCGTGCCGGCCTTCGTCCAGCGGAAGATCTTTCGCACGAGGTCATACCCCGCATAGGGGCCGAGCCCCCCCACGATACCTATGGTGCGGGGCTCGGGCAGATGATCGAAAAAGCGTTGAACCACGGTTATTCCCTGCATTCGCCGTTGTTTTCCAGCTTGGAAACCAGAAGGGCGCCGGTGGCGTCGCCGAGAACGTTGATGGTGGTGCGGGCCATGTCCATGATACGGTCCACGCCGGCGATGAGGGCGATGGCTTCCAGCGGAATGCCTACCTGCGTGAAGACCATGGTGATCATGATGAGGGCCGCGCCGGGCACGCCCATGGAGCCGATGGAGGCGAGCACCGCCAGCAGAATGACGGTGAGCTGCTTATCCAGAGGCATGGGAATACCGTACACTTCCGCCGCGAAAATGGCCGCCACGCCCATGTAGATGGCCGCGCCGTCCATATTGATGGTGTTGCCGAGGGGGATGGAGAAGCTGGACACGGACTTGGAGGCGCCGAGCTTCTGCACGGAAAGCAGGTTGGAGGAAAGAGCCGCCGCGCTGGAGCAGGTGGAGAAGGAAATGATGAGAGGTTCGGTCAGTCCCTTCAGGAAGGTGGAAGGCGTAAGCCCGGCCACGCGGGCGCAGGGCAGATACACCGCGAGCACCTGAATGAGGCAGGCCAGATACATGACCGCCACCAGCTTGATGAGGGGCAGCAGCACGGAGAGACCGTGGTTGGCCACGGTGAAGGCCATGAGGCCGAACACGCCGATGGGGGCGTAGTGCATGACGATGCCCGTCACCTTGATCATGACTTCGGCGCAGGAGTCGAAGAACACGAAGGCGGGACGGCCCTTCTCACCCAGCATACTGAGCGCGAAGCCGAACAGGATGGCGAAGAAGATGACCTGGAGCATGTTGCCCTTGGCCAGGGCGTCGATGGGATTCAGGGGCACGATGTCCATGAGCACCTTGATGAGCGGAGGAGCGGAAACGTCCTTCACCGCAAGATTTTCCATGGAAAGCGTAAGCCCGAGTCCGGGACGGATGATATTGGCGAGAATGAGGCCGATGACCACGGCCACGGTGGTGGTGAGCAGGTAGTAGATCAGCGTCTTGGAGGCCACGCGTCCGAGTTCCTTCACGTCGCACACGCTCGCCGCGCCCGCCACAAGGGTGGTGAACACAAGCGGAACCACCACCATGCGGACCAGGGTGATGAACAGATCGCCGAGAGGTTTGAACCAGCTCGCGTCGATGCTGATGGAAGGAGCCATGGCGCCGACGATGACGCCGAGTAACATGCCGATGCCCATCTGGGCGGGAAGACCTAAACGCTTTGACATAGCAACTCTCAAGGAAAAATACGTTGTACTCTTCGCGCGTCCCGCCTGATCCGAAGAGCGCTTCCGCCTCTGCAGCCATCATACGCGGACGTCTCTGCCGCCTGTTCTGTCTGCTGCCCCAGCCTCCTTATGTTTCAAACATCGCCCGCTTCCGGGCGGCATGAGGAAAACTCCAGCCTTCGGAACATTCCCGGAACACGGCCGCAGTATGCGGCGCTCCGACGAAGAACATTCCGGCCTTCCGGCCGTTTAGAGAAAAACGGCACAAGAAGAATGTCGAATGTCGACATTTTTAAAAAATTTCTGTGTTTTGTCAAGACGGGGATACAGGATGACGCCCCTTCTCCGGCAGTTTCTTCCCATGCCCCGCAAACGGAACGGCCCTGCGGGGAAACCTGCTTCACAGGCACAGGTTCCGACGCCGACTCCCGGTTCCTTCCTCCCTTCCCGGCAGAAAAAAAATATAAAACGGTCCGGCGGAAACAAAAAAGCCGCCCGGAGGCGGCTTGAGAAAGGCCGGTCCTGCGGTGCGCGCAAGGCGCACCGCAGGGAATGTTCGTTAGTCCCAGACGCGCTTGTCTTCGATGGGCTTGATCTGAGGAGGCAGGCTGCCCGGAGCAAGAATGCGCAGTTCCGGGCGCAGCTTGATGCGTTCGCGGAACAGATGCTGGAGCTCTTCCTTGCGCTTGAAGTTGCTCGCTTCCACATACAGCACCATTTCGTCCACACCGCCGGGGTTGGTGACCTCGATCTGCCAGCGCTTGATTTCCTCGAAGCGGGCCATGACCTGTTCCACCTGATGGGGGTAGACGAACATGCCCTTGATGCGGGCGGTGGTGTCCACACGCCCCACGATGCTGCCGAGGCGGGGGCTGGTACGGCCGCAGGAGCAGGGCGTACGGTCAATGTAGGAAAGGTCGCCCGTGGCAAGACGGATGAGCGGATAGGTCTTGTTGAAGGCCGTGACCACCACTTCGCCCACTTCACCGTCCTTGAGCGGAATACCGGTATCGGGATGGCAGATTTCCACGTAGCAGCGGTTGGAGATGTGCAGGCCGTTCTTCTGGAAGCACTCGTAGCCTATGCAGCCCACGTCGGCGGTGCCGTAGCCCTGGCGCATGATGATGTCGTACTTCTTTTCCATCTGGCTGCGGATCTTCTCGGAAAGGCGCTCGCCGGTCACGAAGGCCACTTCCAGGAAGAGGTCCTTGCGCAGGTTGAGCCCCTTTTCCTCGGCGCGCTGGGCAAGATGCATGAGGAAGCTCGGCGTACCCACATAACCGGAAACGCGCAGCTTCTGCATGATGTCGAGCTGCGTGGCCGCGTCGGTGGGACCGGCGGGAATGGAGGCGCAGCCCAGGTTGCGCAGAGGCTCTTCAAACATCAGGCCCGCAGGCGCGAGATGATAGTTGAAGGTCACCTGCACGGCGTCGCCGGGACGGAAGCCCACGGAATAGAAGGCTTCGGTGTAGCCCCAGTAATCGTCGTTGCGGTCTTCCGGGTCGAAAATGGGACCGGGGGAAAGGAAGACGCGGCGCAGTTCGCCGATATCCTTGGTGAGCAGACCGCCGAGACGCGGGCCCATGGTCTGCAGGAAGATGAGTTCCTTCTTCTTAAGGATGGGAATATGCTTGAGGTCGGAAAGCGTCTTGAACTTCTCGACGTTGAACTGGGCACGGTCGAAACGCTTCTTCACGTCTTCCGAATAGCGGTAGGCGTAGGAAAGCAGGTCCTTGAGCTGGATAAGGTTATACTGGCGGCGTTCGCTCTCGTCGAGCACTTCGCGGCGGCTGTAAATTCCTTCCGTACGGTCTTTGCGGGTCATGGCGGGACTCCGTGATAGAGATATGTCTTTCTGGAACGGAAAAAACGTTTTTATAGACGAATTGAGGAAATATTGCAAGGATTTTTTTATTTTTTATTATATTTCAATAGGTTATATAGCATATCAGCCCATCTTGATCTTCTCCCGCCGAGGGGGGTATCCTGAAAAAGGTTGGACAGAAGCCGCCCTTGGGCGTAAAAGATTGCCTCCGTTCTTTCCGACGGGGAGCATGTTGCGCCTGCCTGAGTCCTCCCGAAACGCTCCTTCTGCGTGCGGCAGACGTTCCTGAAAAGAGCCTGCGCAGGGTGCAGGCCGTCAGCGCTTCCGGCCCGCCGGAAAACAACGATCCAAACCAAAACATAACGAGGTGCCCGCCCATGATGCCCAAAGTCGTTCTGCTGGGACGCCCCAATGTGGGCAAGTCCACCCTGTTCAACCGCCTTATCCGCAGCAACCGCGCCATCACGCATGACCGCCCCGGCGTCACGCGCGACCGTATGGAAGGCGTGGTGCGTTCGCGCTACGGCCGCGATTTCGCCATCGTCGACACGGGCGGCATCACGCTCGATCATCATCAGGCCGTGGCCGAAGGCCCCGCGGGCATACGCGGTTTCGAAGCCGATATTCTGCGCCAGGCCGAAGCCGCCCTGAAGGAAGCCGACGTCATCTGCATGGTGGTGGACGGAAAGGACGGTCTCATGCCCTTCGACGAGCACCTCGCCGCATACCTGCGCAAATGCGACAAGCCCATACTGCTGGTGGTGAACAAGGTGGACGGCGCGGAAAAGGAAGAACTGCTGCTTGCGGAATTCCACGGTCTGGGCTTTCCCCTCATCGCCTGCTCCGCCGAACACGGGCACAACCTGCGCGCCCTTGAAGAAGAAATCCGCGATCTTCTCCCCGAAGACGACGATTTCGACGACGAGGAAGAAAGCGAAGAAAAGGAAGACCTGGAAGAAGACCGCGACAGACCCGGGGTACGCCGCCGCAAGGTTACCGATCACCTCCGGCTGTGCCTGCTGGGCCGCCCCAACGCGGGCAAGTCGTCCATGACCAACGCCTTCATCGGAGAAGACCGCATGATCGTGAGCGATCAGGCGGGCACCACGCGCGACAGCGTGGACGTAACGGTGGAAAAGAACGGCAAAACCTACACCTTCGTAGATACCGCCGGCGTTCGCCGCCGTTCGCGCATCACCGACACGGTGGAACGCTTTTCCGTGAACTCCTCCCTAAAGAGCACCACCAAGGCCGACGTGACCTTTCTTCTGCTCGACGCCACGGAAGGACTCACCACGCAGGACAAGCGCCTCATCGAACTTCTCGACGAACGCAAGACGCCCTTCCTCATCATCGTGAACAAGATGGACCTCATCCCCGTCAAAGCGCGCACCGAACTCATGAAGAATCTTCAGGAAGAACTGAGCTTCTGCTGCCATGTGCCGCTGGTTCCCACCTCCGCGCGCACGGGCGAAGGCCTCAACAGGCTCATTCCCCTTGCGGAGCGCATCTATGCCGAATGCGGTACCCGCGTTTCCACCGGTCTGCTCAACCGTGCCATGGAAGAAACCCTGACGCGGCATCAGGCTCCCGTGGTGCGCCGCGTGCGGCCCAAGTTCTTCTACCTCACCCAGGCGGAAAGCGAACCGCCCACCTTCGTCTGCTTCGTGAACGACGCCGACCGCGTGGCCGATTCCTACGCCCGCTATCTGGAGCGTTCCCTTCGCCGCATCTTCGGCATACGGCACGCGCCCATGCGCCTGCATCTGCGCT belongs to Mailhella massiliensis and includes:
- a CDS encoding GntR family transcriptional regulator, which codes for MPLSVSAPGAAFTRKTPLPAMQFKKETYSIQAAAYIRGLIRSGALKPGQPVREAQISEELNISRAPIREALLMLAHQGLICSEPQKGKYVRSMSAKEIYDSYVVAGILEGAAVAQSLHRWTAKEEAAFAEVVRRLDEQVNYAVHLDTLTEIDEAFHMTLLSACTNERLIELARTSCSSLAKFLYYTYWRTLFTPKEFYDRHHLIAEAVRERDLVHIETVLRGHYEEVGLRLSELVHDDMPDGEEKAGRGAKLRRAPLSFPA
- a CDS encoding aspartate/glutamate racemase family protein, with the protein product MVQRFFDHLPEPRTIGIVGGLGPYAGYDLVRKIFRWTKAGTDQEHLPIMLHSFPGWIPERPAFLLGETRENPGEDIGGIMAQLAENGARVIGMPCNTAHSPRILNTALERLQATGLDVTFVSIIESAVKHVSALCPGSGRIGLMGTVATLRTRLYQDALEKAGLEPVLPDEEECAMVQRAISDPAFGIKAFSDPVTPRARQILLDAARRLVEVRHVDAVLLGCTEIPVAVTESVLYDTPVVDATSVLAQELIRASCPERLKQVADF
- the der gene encoding ribosome biogenesis GTPase Der: MMPKVVLLGRPNVGKSTLFNRLIRSNRAITHDRPGVTRDRMEGVVRSRYGRDFAIVDTGGITLDHHQAVAEGPAGIRGFEADILRQAEAALKEADVICMVVDGKDGLMPFDEHLAAYLRKCDKPILLVVNKVDGAEKEELLLAEFHGLGFPLIACSAEHGHNLRALEEEIRDLLPEDDDFDDEEESEEKEDLEEDRDRPGVRRRKVTDHLRLCLLGRPNAGKSSMTNAFIGEDRMIVSDQAGTTRDSVDVTVEKNGKTYTFVDTAGVRRRSRITDTVERFSVNSSLKSTTKADVTFLLLDATEGLTTQDKRLIELLDERKTPFLIIVNKMDLIPVKARTELMKNLQEELSFCCHVPLVPTSARTGEGLNRLIPLAERIYAECGTRVSTGLLNRAMEETLTRHQAPVVRRVRPKFFYLTQAESEPPTFVCFVNDADRVADSYARYLERSLRRIFGIRHAPMRLHLRSAHAKKEKK
- a CDS encoding phenylacetate--CoA ligase family protein, which translates into the protein MTRKDRTEGIYSRREVLDESERRQYNLIQLKDLLSYAYRYSEDVKKRFDRAQFNVEKFKTLSDLKHIPILKKKELIFLQTMGPRLGGLLTKDIGELRRVFLSPGPIFDPEDRNDDYWGYTEAFYSVGFRPGDAVQVTFNYHLAPAGLMFEEPLRNLGCASIPAGPTDAATQLDIMQKLRVSGYVGTPSFLMHLAQRAEEKGLNLRKDLFLEVAFVTGERLSEKIRSQMEKKYDIIMRQGYGTADVGCIGYECFQKNGLHISNRCYVEICHPDTGIPLKDGEVGEVVVTAFNKTYPLIRLATGDLSYIDRTPCSCGRTSPRLGSIVGRVDTTARIKGMFVYPHQVEQVMARFEEIKRWQIEVTNPGGVDEMVLYVEASNFKRKEELQHLFRERIKLRPELRILAPGSLPPQIKPIEDKRVWD
- a CDS encoding D-cysteine desulfhydrase, producing MNLAKFPRRGYVKEVTPIEYLPNFSKALGNKVNVYIKRDDLLPGCAGGNKTRKLDFSIADAIAQGADTLITCGAVQSNHCRLTLAWAVHEGLDCHLVLEERVKDSYNPEASGNNFLYQLLGVKSITVVPGGSPMMEEMEKVAEKLRAEGRKPYIIPGGASNPIGALGYVSCAQEIMQQMFSMGINFDHVIVPSGSAGTHAGMIAGFYGNNMDIPMSGIDVSRPGNVQQALVHKLAQATLDYIGAGVQLPEEKVVCYGDYYQPGYSIPNDGMIEAVKMLARTEAILLDPVYSGKAMAGMIDLIRKDHFPKGANVLFLHTGGSPALYAYLPTFRK
- a CDS encoding dicarboxylate/amino acid:cation symporter; the protein is MSKRLGLPAQMGIGMLLGVIVGAMAPSISIDASWFKPLGDLFITLVRMVVVPLVFTTLVAGAASVCDVKELGRVASKTLIYYLLTTTVAVVIGLILANIIRPGLGLTLSMENLAVKDVSAPPLIKVLMDIVPLNPIDALAKGNMLQVIFFAILFGFALSMLGEKGRPAFVFFDSCAEVMIKVTGIVMHYAPIGVFGLMAFTVANHGLSVLLPLIKLVAVMYLACLIQVLAVYLPCARVAGLTPSTFLKGLTEPLIISFSTCSSAAALSSNLLSVQKLGASKSVSSFSIPLGNTINMDGAAIYMGVAAIFAAEVYGIPMPLDKQLTVILLAVLASIGSMGVPGAALIMITMVFTQVGIPLEAIALIAGVDRIMDMARTTINVLGDATGALLVSKLENNGECRE